The genomic window TTTGTGTTTCCAGaggtaaggaatttcttgattgctACTGTAATTGTTGACGAACTATCCATTAAGCTTCAAGTTTTTAAGTACCATCCAGATCTAATCACTCAACAGATTGTTGAATCAAGAAAAAGGAAATCATATTCTGACAAGCAAGAATTGGATTTAACTTTGTCTTTGTGACATTATTCCAACTTTTGGGTTTAACttatatttctatttctatatatatatctaGATTGTTGTGTTTCAGTTATAGCAATCTTGACCAACTATCACGAGTGATATCCTCTAAACTTCACTCATGATTTTgacattgaggacaatgttttAATTTGGCAATGGTAGGGGATACTTTTGTGAAAATTCTAAGTttgcttcaaaaaaaaaatcaccaaGGGTTGTTATTGTGAACAATGTGACAAGAGTATGGAAAGTAATCTTGAGAATGCACATTATTAGAATGCctacccttattttattttattttatataaaatgcaAGTAAGGAGTGAATAACATTCTTGAATTGCATCATTGTATGTTAAAATGGAGGATAAAGAGTAATCTTGACAcccatttttcattattttcttccctctctctctctctctctttaaaaAATCCTTTGCCAGTTTTGTTTATGTGTGATGTCAGTAAATATTTTGCAAGATCATTTAAGATATCCAATACTTTTGAGATTTTGACGTGCTTGTAAAGTACTAAAGTATGTAAGCTTGAATAATTGATGATTATCAAAAGATTAAGTGCTAACCTATTATAGAACGTGTTTCATGGGTTTTGTGTAATTAGGTTTTATTAGGACTTTGGATTTTTCCTCTTTAAACTTTCTTTGACAATATcttcttttgaatttttctttgatACATTACCTATCTTAGATGATATGCATGACTTGTAATGGGTTGTAAGTAATATCTTAATCATGATCTTAAAATCTATTGGTTTATTACCCTTAAATATGATGAATAGTTCCAAATGCATGATAAGGGAAAACCTAGGCAATTTCTTTGGATTGTTTGAGCCTTTCGAGCCAACCCTTGCATAATTTTTCTTAGTACCCTAATTTTGAGCCTTTTAAGATTTTTTTCCCTTGTTTAATGTTGTTATCTTAGCCTATAAAGCCTTAATTGCTAAATCACAATCCTTTTTTCTACATTAACTATTTAGTGCTTACTAGACATATTCCTTCAGTTTAAGTATCTTAATATTTCGACTTATCCTATTTAATACTTTAGCTCGAGAGAATGAATAAAGCATGACTTCACTATCCTTTGTATATAcatcatgaaatttaaaaaaaaatcaaaagaaaagcattttttttacttcttttatccATGCTTTATTTGAAGGATGGAGAAATAAGGAGATGTCTAAAAAAATagagttaaaaatataattagtgcTCATATTGAGGAAGTAGGGAATGATGCTTTAAGCTTTCTTTTATGATCCGTAAGTAACTAATGCTTAAGATTTTAGCCTAAATTGACTTTTCATCCTACCATAGCCCTAGCCTAATGTTACAAGCTAAAAGGCCTAGTGAACTTGTTATTCATATTAGAATCAGATTAAAGGAGAGAGGAACTGTTAATGGACTTATGAAATCCCCTTTCCGATGACATAAAGTACACCCAAAATGTAATCCTGAAGCTCGAGACATGATCGAAACACTAAAAAATGTTCTGACCGGAAGTTTTAAAAGTGTCCAAATTACAAAATTTGAATCTTTGATCTTTGCACTTTCACTCATCATCTTGGATCAGCTTTAGGTTCAGTGCATTTAATATCATGGTTCCATGTATTGACATCTTTTTCCCAAACCTGTTTTACTTGCAAATTTCACATAGAATATTTTATTGAAACTAaatgtgtgaaaaataataaaaatacacaatatttacaatacaaataaaaaaagtcAAATCACCAATAAAAATACTCAAGAAACCAGGAAAATGTAAATAAGATATAGTCCAAAATAATCATATGATGAGGACTCATCACGTATCATCTAGAAGGCCTTTGTGGTGTATCATCTGGAAGACCTTTATGGCTAATATgtggaaagcctttgtggcgtatcatctggaaagcctttgtggctattTTGTGGAAAGCTTTTGTAGCGTATCATCTAAAAGGCATTTGTGGCTAATCTGCagaaagcctttgtggtgtatcaactggaaagcctttgtggctaatttgtggaaagcctttgtggtgtGTTATTTGGAAAGTCTATAGAGTGAATTCTGTAATGATCAAATGGTGAGATGTTAGTGCGATCTGGGTATGCTTGTAAGGCATTTTCTGATAGAACACATGACAATGTAACCAATTGATGCATCCGCCTTAGTGAACTACCATGAAAGGGAACCTTACGTATTAGAATATAGGGTAGTGAAGGTACCCGCCAAATGTGGGATTATCTTGGGTCCTATAAAAGAATCTGTCAAGTGTAGTATCCGATAGGTATCGTTATGGGAAGCGTATCTAACTACGAACTACAAAGAAATCGTGCAATGAGATTCAAAATGTGATGTAAAGTCTGAGATCCGTCAGTTGGGTAAAATGAATATAAGACGGTTAAATGTAGAGATTGACTTACGTTTATCCGCGAACCAAGAATTTGTAAAGTATCTGCCAATGTCTAATAGGGAACCCAAACTCTTAAGTCAAAAGAGTCTGCGACTCCATAAAAAGGTAATAATGAGTGAGACCCACTAAGTTCCTTTGAATTTATATGTGTCTTTTGGTGTATAGGTCTGTGAATTGAACTAATGCGCCGGGAATGACCAAGTCAAGGAAACGCCATGATGGTAGAGCGAGGGCAATATTCTGCATATAGAGGGACATGTATAGAAATATGTTTTCCAAATGAAAAATAGTAATACACGCCACAAATATGTCTACTTTATCAAACAATTTGTCATAAGGTTTTATTTTACCTTTGAAAACTCGTGACAAATGATAAATGTATTATTCAAACTTATTGTCTTATAAAGGATTTTAAGTAAAGAAGAGGTATATTcagtatagtttttttttttttgcaaattgagaaatttaattaaatatgtaaGTATTGTGACATCTTATATTCAAATCCGGTAAATCGGTTTGGAGaaagggtgttacaactcatCTCTAAATTCTCCCCTTAAAAACTTGGGCAGTAAACACTCAATGTTTGCAATTAAGTTTGCACTTACTTTAaaaaattgtaacagcccattttttagtagTGTCGAAAACAGTGATTTCAGGGTCACCAAATCAAaagagtaagttcgtaaatattattatttaatatttacgagtcaaatacaatttttaaaaagatttttgatttgataatttatgttatataagtgatttattaagtttaagtggttttagaaaatgaggtatcgggaccttatttttataaagagagccgtaaatatttataaaaatatttacggagtgtcattaaggtggtattaaagtttcgttgaaaaattacttaaaaaggaccaaattgaaaaaggaccaaattaaaaaaaagtgcaTTCCCGGGACCCCGTTCTCGTAAAtcgaactcgtaaatatttttataaatattttttataaatatttacgaagctagttgtgtagttaattagattttgattaagTGGAtttgcattaattaaaaataattaggtataaggactaaattgcatatagggtgaaagttgaattatagattaaagaataattaaaggaaCTAAAGAAGCAATATTATCATTGTTTCTTTAAGTGGGACGGTTAGTGATATGtatattatatgtaaatttaatttatatattatattataatatgaaaTCTTAAttgataagtatatatattatataataataaaacaaataagtattaaaagaaaaagaaataaagaaagataaGGCCAAaccaaaattagaaagaaaagaaagaaagaaaaagagaaaaaaggaaagaagcaAACCCATAGCCTAAGTGCTTCAAAAATTTcgaagttcaattggttagtcaatttagtcatttttcttgtaatttgtatgttttggaacCCCGGTGTTACGTATTACCTGGCCCATGtcgaaattttagcaattattaagtttataagtgttgttaatgttgaataattttagtattagggattaaattgatagatttttaagctagaagtgaaaaaggattaaattgtagaataaattgtaaattttgagtaatagggattaaattgtgaaaaattaaaaatttagggtttaagtgaaaataaggagttaagtttagtttaaagtggaatttgtataaaaatacagaattaaatgtgaagaataaaaattagtctcggttttgggactaaattaaaatttaggcaaatattgagtaaaaattgaaatattcaatatgaaatttaattgtgttatattgattaattttaatttttttaattccgcAACTAACGTCGTACTAGAATcttcgactaaaaaggggaaagacaAAGTCTACGTCGAATAGCTCGAAattcctggtttgtatttctataatctgaatttaGTTGTTTATTGttgtaattcaatttaatacatatgataagtgttgaggtgagtatttgacaTTTTGACAGTTGAGTGAAATGAATGTATGTGTTAAGGTGAAAGTTGAATATTGATTGTTATAGGTTGAATTGAATTCAAGTGAATATCTGATTATATGAAAACTTAATAATGTCTATTGGTTGcatatgaaatgtgaaattaaaccctattaactgtatcgggctgagtcggatataaatgACATGCCATATGAtaagaagagttcagggatttcttcgacttcgagtcgaaaAGGCACTGGATGCCAATTTACTTcgatttaaccgatgagacactgggtgtcaaatttatatagcgctgggcACAATTACTACTTCGGATTCATCCGATGAGGaactaggtgccaaactggtgtgttggttggatccgtgtatccgtatGAGTCTGAGTAATGTTAAtagagtaaataaataataaagttctataattgatattgataTGGCATAGTATGAGAAACGGAAGTGATATAGTgatttgaaaatagaatgtgaaatatgttgtaaatacatgaatacatgagttatatactcatgaattgaatatggaataGCTAGTgtcattgtttaaatgatatgtggatcaaattgtgaaaagctattatatagcaagtgatgagaaTTGAGTATTAAATGGCTAATGTcattgtatgaataaatgtggttttaaatattcaattgtgcttataaataatatgtccatattatattattatgtctttaattattcggattatagaaataccactgagttttactcagcgtacgattttgtTTTCCGTGTGCATTTTAGGTACTTAACTTTTTGATCGCCGATTAAGCATCCAACaatgatcccgaactcaaatatggtgatgtttatcttttgtttcaacatgtacctagggtgtctaaataatagttattttatggattgattgtaaatgaggttataagtttaatgttggtttggtatatatataaacatgtgtttgtttttgaagtcatattatggcatgataaattgaatcaaatttagatatgtgcatgtgaatttaagttagtgtttAAGTGCTTATGAACTAGgcaaaatggattgaatttggtatgtttataatttggattttaatgatgctttgatgatatgttttgatgatataaatgtggtaccaacgagggtacattggttaggcacctaggatgattgttttggtatgttttgaacgTATGTGATCATGTTTTGAACTGGTTAAACGAAtgatttttgagttgtttaatgcACGAGCATGTAGAAAATGGTAAATTGGTTATTTAAGGCACCTTTTAGGTCCACACAGCCAGACACATAGTGTTTGACTTGGTCGTGTCAGACACACggctagcacacaggcgtgcgaGGCCATTTCAAAAGGGTACATagtctggcacacgggcatgtggcttggccgtgtgacccaagttagagagttacacgggcaccgACACGACCAGggacatagtcgtgtgtccctactttgaattcccacacggccagacacatgggtgtgtgacatggccgtgtgacccctgcagctttgaaaatttttaatgtattctGAAAAATTCTCAGAGTTTCCGAATTAGTCTTGACTTGTTTCTaacatgtattttgggcctcaatgACTCGAATAAAGGACAGtatgtatgagtttgattgaTTTCTGAcctgaatattatatgatatgaaatgtttgaaatttctgtctgtttgatctgtaaactctagtaatgctccgtaacttgGTTCtaacgatggatatgggttaagggtgttagaAAAGTAGTTCCTCAATGAACAGATTCAAGTGCTCTCAATAAGCTCTCATACATAAACTAGACAAGCCTCAAAGCATATATCAATTTCGACATGCTAACATGGAATTTAAGTGAATACAAAATAACTACTTGAAAATAGCTATTACATTGTCCACTTTCAAAGTACAATCAACCAAAGATATATTTTCCAATATTAGCATCATGATCTTGATCAAATCTCCTCATTTTAAGGACTTAATTAACTTACTCAAATCTAATCAAGTCTTTAATAGCCAAGGGTTGGTTTCCATAGTTGGAAAATTGTATCTTCAATATAACAACACATTAACAGATCCAaatattttcttcattaaattgtttgtaacacccctcactcagTCCAGTCTCTAAACCTAAGATACGGGGTGGTACAGTAAATAACAGAACCATTTGTGCATTTTTATTAGTTTACACATTTGTGCATTTGtgcatttcataccaattccattgAAATTAGTCATCATTCAAAATGACTCAACCATTTAACAAGACTTTAAAATGTACCATATCATGATCAAACTCAAGCATTTGACAcacattattatcattatcatccAAGATGACATTACACTTATTAAGTCTATATACAAGTCGAAAAACTGATTCTTAGACTATAAAAGGTATACCGAGATAGAAGTTGAATAGTGTGACTCCTAGTTGATCCGACCCTCACGCTCATCAAAATATATCTACAAGGTAGGAAACATAATTGAGTAAGCATtatatatgcttagtaagctcataggtgTTAaaaccgtaaacttacctcagattagaattaacatatcaaaataaaaagtttaactaAGTTTCTTGTCACAATATACCACAACCGAAAGGTGAGCATTTAATATATAACCATATAAATCATCCATTCATTCGTATAAATCAACTAAATACCATTTCATCAGAACTATCAAACAAATgtaccattttattcaattcaagcATAAGTGTTCCTATAACCATGTGAACACATTCATTCCAATCACTATACAAAATCAGAAAATACATTTTCCTTTAAACAGTCAACCGAAtgaactaaatgaacaaatacgAATATGcgagtaactacaccacaccagtaGGCACCATAGTGTAAATCAGTAGGCACCAAAGTGCAGTACAGTAGGCACCATAGTACAAATCAGAAGGCACTATAGTACAGAACAATAGACACCGTAGTGCAAATCAGTAGGCATCGAATTGCAAATTCCGTACACGCGTGTGACTAACCCTATTGGCTTGCCAACTGTATCTTATTCTATTATTCATTCGGGCACAATTTACATATCTATACAATTCAATATAGTTCAATATGTTTCTCACATTCGTACCAATTTGCATACAAATCACGGTACAatcaatacacataaaatattcATTACAACCACAAACATcacaattatatataaaagtttatCCTATGAACTTACCAGGTACAAACAACAATAACATAAGTATCAAGGactaatttacaatttttcattttcttcgaTTATCTACCGGTTGGTGCAAATCTTGATATACAAggaaaaaattaaccgaattctCCAAGCTCCCTTCAATGGGCTTTCAgtgttgaaaaagaaaatgaaaatgaagatgGTGATGCTTTTCTtccttgttttatgttttattactttttaatattttaatttaacttatattttaacatataaattaataaaagtgaTGCACTAACCGTCCATAATAACTAAAAAGGATAATTTGCCACTTAAATTcttaactatttattttttaaaccttTTTAACTAATATAAATCAATAGcggttaatttttataatttttacgatttaattttttttaaattaactatttCATTGACAAAATTATCATACTGAAATTTAATATATCTCTATAATAAActagtaaatattaataaataatatttacctATTGAATCTCAAAAAATAGAATTCTAAAACTACTATTTTCGATACTACTGAAAACGAGCTGCTAtattatcaatttaaataaaacaagttatttaaatgctttaatggAAACTTGCGGTGGGTACTATCAAATGTCACTCAACTCATTCAACACATTTTAactcaataaaaatattataaatatatttttctattaatatttatatattattacaattaatttaaatttattatttaaattaaattcaagcaAAACCCAATCTTAGAAAAAAACCTTTATCCAAACTCCAACCAAAGACCAAACTTATTGGCAATATATAGGTCTAACGAGAGACTATACTCATCTAAAAGGGACAGTCTATTATTTAGAgtgaaacggcatcgttttgacGGTGCTTTTAAACCTAAAAAGAACCCTACATTTACAATTACAAACATCTGCTTTCCTCCTTAAAACTCTGCCGTCTCATTATCCCCTGGTTGTAAATCCGCCGCTGCGAAATCCGCCGCTGTTGACAACCTTTTCTCCTTCCTCTTTCTTTACCCCGAttgttcttttttattctttcccTGCGCTTTGtgggaaaaaaaaaccaaagcaaaAAAGAATCGAGGAAGAATTTAAAACAATGGCACAGCAAGCAGTGCAGAAGAACACGTTGTACGTGGAGGACTAGCAGAGGAAGTGAATGAAACAATCCTCCATGCAGCTTTCATCCCCTTTGGAGACATAAAGGACGTCAAGACTCCATTAGATCAGGCCACTCAAAAGCACCGCTCCTTTGGCTTCGTTACCTTCTTGGAGAAAGAGGATGCTGCTGCTGCCATGGACAACATGGATGGGGCTGAGCTCTATGGTCGAGTTCTCACTGTCAACTACGCCCTCCCTGAGCGGATCAAGGGTGGTGAGCAGGGCTGGGCTGCTCAACCCAGTATGTCCTCTAATCCCCTTACCTTTCCTTTCTTTTATCTCCATGTATTTCTCTTTATCTGTGATTCGAAAGGTGCTTATTTCTATCGGGCGGTCGGATTCAGCTTCAAGCTCTACCTCTGGTTTTAGTTTGGTTTCTATAAACGGGTTACATAGAGATATGTTAAATACCCTTTAGGCAAAAACAGTTAGGATTATGTTTTTGCAACTTCTGGTCCAACTAAAGAATTTGTTGGGTTGATTTGAATGTGGACGTCTTTTGATCCCTGAATATGCAGCAATTTGAACTTGTGGGTGCGTAGAAAAAAAAGTGGAATAAATGAGGTTTGGGTTGACTAAAAAGAGATCAAGAGAGGCATAGAAATCTGAAACGAAATAGCTTTTCATAGTAGCATTAAGTTTGTCTTTGGTTCTTCATGGGTTTATTTGAATCTACATTCCTAGCCTTAAAAGATGGGATTTTGACACTTTCTTTTTGGTACCATGCTCGTTTCTACCCTTAAATTGGACGTCTTCCTTGTTATTGCAATAGCAATCGTGCCAATTGAACTAAGACTGTAATTTTGTGTTAGTTTCTTATACTGTATTAGTGGCCTCCAGGATAACCCCTCCAAGGATTTTTTTCGACGCTCATCCTATCGAGTCTGGGGAATGTTTTGGCTATGATTAGAGATTTGTAACTGTGATTCAATATAgtcaattcttttctttttatcgtAAATGTTTGCTTTTAGGCTTTTCATTGTAGAACATTTTCTTGGTCGCTTGCTCCTGAGATTAACGACCCATTTTGTACAAAATGCAGTTTGGGCTGATGCTGACACATGGTTTGAGCGGCAGCAACAAGAAGAAGAAATGCAGCGTATTCAGGCAGAGAACCAAGCAGCAATGCGTGCTGCGGAGGAGTTGCATAGGAAGAAAATGGCAGAAGAACGACAAGGGGAGAAAGAGGATGAAACAGAGATGAAGGATGATCCAATGGCAAGGGCTGAAGCTGAAGTTTCGAAACAGAATAACTAGTTTCTTTGTTATTAAATGCAGCAATCAATACTAAAAATACATTAAGGTTGTCTTTTATGCTAACCAACCTTTTTGCCTTGTGCAATCTGCAAGTTCCAAGGCTGGCCTAGCTACCCAAAAAGGTTTATAATGGAAGTTGACTCGGGACTGCTTTGTGGTTAAAGTGGCTTattacttagaatttcttcaaaCTAATTGCATCTTGTACTCTGCTAATACGACTATGGATTTCAAAGGTCCTTTTGGGGGTGTGCTGTAATTGCATCAAATACATTTCCAGGTCATTTCTTTATTATTCCTAATGCTTTCAGAGTACTAAAATCCAGGAGGGTGGAGAATCAAAACTCTCTTTTTCATTTCATGATTTCACCCCTAAAT from Gossypium hirsutum isolate 1008001.06 chromosome D12, Gossypium_hirsutum_v2.1, whole genome shotgun sequence includes these protein-coding regions:
- the LOC107945784 gene encoding LOW QUALITY PROTEIN: peptidyl-prolyl cis-trans isomerase E (The sequence of the model RefSeq protein was modified relative to this genomic sequence to represent the inferred CDS: inserted 1 base in 1 codon); amino-acid sequence: MAQQAVQKNTLYXGGLAEEVNETILHAAFIPFGDIKDVKTPLDQATQKHRSFGFVTFLEKEDAAAAMDNMDGAELYGRVLTVNYALPERIKGGEQGWAAQPIWADADTWFERQQQEEEMQRIQAENQAAMRAAEELHRKKMAEERQGEKEDETEMKDDPMARAEAEVSKQNN